One window of Trichoderma breve strain T069 chromosome 3, whole genome shotgun sequence genomic DNA carries:
- a CDS encoding AMP-binding enzyme domain-containing protein, with amino-acid sequence MSIIDTTKDLAALFEQQAQATPDAIALEDESRTLTYAELDSLTWSLADRLRQYGVGRDDLVGVLMGRSADNVIASLAALRAGGAFLVLELAYPTGLLNDVIDDAKPTVIITQKAHAASIKPSVATIIIDQPEPTTNGHAAPVVVETREPLPASDDLDRLAFVSYSSGTTGKPKGIANPHRAPVLSYDLRFRTSDLQPGDRVACNVFFVWEMLRPLIRGATTVAVPDNASYDPIGLVEFLAARRITDTLMTPTLLTTVLSRHPNLGEKLPELRSLWLNGEVVTTDLVRRACSALPNTRLLNVYSASETHEIAVGDIKTFVDYESRVCPVGPPVDPEHIYILDEAGNRLDAGVSGELFVGGDLLAREYLNLPETTAIAFQMDPFEKKEGARMYRTGDMARMLPSGLLEITGRVGGMIKTRGYTVQPGAVETTIVKHLAVRDCAVVAHGEGLQKQLVAYIVPDTEHNPGRTIVVIDEAGHSPVARRALSAHLAHYMIPPLWVELKELPTHAVSGKTNLKALPPPPRPKTPVQTAKTERNVTIKMDTIIKIWAAALNVPISIITPKHDFFDLGGHSLTLADLASRLTKAFGFPVPLGPLAGTPTLEGHLEAVKAARDGHTEEVQAELPAVLRADAVLPEDIQAIPGTQMQRLSDAETILLTGSTGYLGAFLLKYLIEHTSATILCMVRFTEPNEDCRPAGTARIRKNLIDLGIWSDSMLDRMEIVPGNLARSRLGLSPEAFEELAARPQVIVHAAATVNLVYPYAALRSANVGGTREILRLASRGGATLHHISTNGVLPPSIEGWSEDAMIDFDDVPTKLQDGYGQTKWVAEKLVMEASKRGIPVKIYRPGTISGHSVTGAANTYDLLNALFIESLQLGQAPDVANWVVEMTPVDFVSNAIITLADHTQGDQLVYHLGDPSPIKAATLFDSLAELGYETGRLPWDEWVELWNEKRGSRGGDEPFTVDILRGGMPTADSLQGAIVLKDGATQPTLDLYGIERIKINAALLETYTRHFYARGWLPKPPRRLKTNGAVSNNIKKGRLAGKVAIVTGASSGIGAAVAAGLAMEGASVALAARRTEALESIKAKILSNSRGKVLIHKTDVAKKDQVDALVRETTEKLGPVDIIVCCAGVMYYTMMANVQTDQWERTVDVNCKGVLNCLAATVPGMLERKVGHVVAISSDAGRKVFPGLGVYSASKFFVEATLQALRVETAGSGLRVTSIQPGNTATDLLGMSTDAEAVKKYGEPSGAKILDPEDVARSIVYAVCQPEHVAVNEILIEPRDEPI; translated from the coding sequence ATGAGCATCATTGACACAACAAAGGATCTAGCGGCCTTGTTCGAGCAACAGGCTCAAGCTACGCCAGATGCCATCGCCCTGGAGGACGAGAGCCGGACTCTCACCTATGCGGAACTCGATAGCCTGACCTGGTCTTTGGCTGATCGCCTGCGCCAGTATGGAGTTGGCCGTGATGATCTGGTTGGAGTGTTGATGGGACGAAGCGCAGACAATGTCATTGCGTCTCTCGCTGCTCtccgagctggaggagccTTTCTcgtgctggagctggcctATCCCACGGGCCTTCTCAACGATGtcattgatgatgccaaaccGACTGTCATCATAACACAAAAGGCTCATGCTGCCAGCATCAAGCCTAGTGTTGCTACGATTATCATCGACCAACCTGAGCCAACTACCAACGGACATGCCGCCCCTGTCGTGGTCGAGACGAGGGAGCCTCTGCCTGCAAGTGATGACCTGGATCGCCTGGCCTTTGTGTCGTACTCATCAGGAACCACCGGCAAGCCCAAGGGCATTGCAAACCCTCACAGAGCTCCCGTTCTCAGCTACGACTTGAGATTCCGCACAAGTGATCTCCAGCCAGGGGACCGCGTTGCATGCAACGTATTCTTCGTCTGGGAAATGCTGCGCCCCTTGATCCGAGGTGCCACAACAGTTGCCGTTCCCGATAACGCAAGCTACGATCccatcggcctcgtcgagtTTCTTGCTGCCAGACGTATCACAGACACCCTCATGACCCCCACTCTGCTGACCACCGTCCTCTCGCGACATCCAAACCTTGGTGAGAAGCTTCCTGAGCTGAGGTCATTGTGGCTGAACGGCGAGGTGGTCACGACAGATCTTGTTCGTCGAGCCTGCAGCGCTCTCCCCAACACTCGCCTCCTCAACGTCTACAGCGCCAGCGAGACACACGAAATAGCTGTGGGCGACATCAAGACATTTGTCGACTACGAATCTCGCGTCTGTCCCGTCGGTCCGCCTGTGGACCCTGAGCACATTTACATCTTGGACGAGGCTGGAAACAGGTTGGACGCAGGTGTCAGCGGCGAGCTCTTTGTTGGTGGCGATTTGTTAGCTAGAGAGTATCTCAACCTCCCTGAAACCACTGCCATTGCTTTCCAGATGGATccctttgagaagaaggagggcgCTCGAATGTACCGCACGGGAGACATGGCGCGGATGCTCCCGTCTGGCCTCCTTGAGATCACCGGCCGAGTGGGCGGCATGATCAAGACTCGCGGCTACACTGTTCAGCCAGGAGCCGTCGAGACCACCATTGTGAAGCACCTAGCCGTACGAGATTGTGCCGTCGTCGCTCATGGAGAAGgcctgcagaagcagctcgTGGCTTACATCGTCCCGGACACTGAGCACAACCCAGGCCGGACGATTGTTGTCAtcgacgaggccggccaCAGCCCGGTTGCTCGTCGAGCGCTCTCTGCTCATCTCGCACATTACATGATTCCTCCTCTGTGGGTtgagctcaaggagctgcctACGCATGCCGTCTCTGGCAAGACCAATCTCAAAGCCCTGCCACCTCCTCCTAGGCCGAAAACTCCCGTACAAACTGCAAAGACGGAGAGAAACGTCACTATTAAGATGGATACGATTATTAAGATATGGGCTGCGGCTCTCAATGTCCCAATCTCAATCATCACGCCCAAGCACGACTTCTTCGACCTGGGCGGTCACTCTCTGACTCTGGCAGATCTTGCCAGCAGACTCACCAAAGCATTTGGGTTCCCTGTTCCCCTGGGTCCGTTGGCAGGCACTCCCACTCTAGAGGGTCACTTAGAGGCTGTTAAAGCTGCTCGTGATGGCCACACTGAGGAGGTGCAGGCAGAACTCCCAGCCGTTCTTCGAGCTGACGCTGTGCTTCCAGAGGATATTCAAGCTATTCCAGGCACGCAAATGCAGCGCCTCAGTGACGCTGAAACAATCCTCCTCACCGGATCTACAGGTTACCTTGGAGCATTCCTTCTCAAATATCTTATCGAACACACCTCGGCAACTATCCTGTGCATGGTGCGATTCACAGAGCCTAATGAAGACTGCCGCCCAGCCGGCACAGCACGAATCCGCAAGAACCTCATCGATCTGGGAATCTGGAGCGATTCCATGCTAGACCGTATGGAGATTGTCCCAGGAAATCTGGCTAGGAGCCGTCTTGGTTTGTCACCAGAGGCCTTTGAAGAGCTCGCAGCTCGTCCTCAAGTCATTGTGCACGCCGCAGCTACTGTCAACTTGGTCTACCCTTATGCCGCTCTGAGAAGTGCCAACGTGGGTGGAACGAGGGAGATACTTCGCCTTGCTTCGCGTGGCGGTGCTACTCTTCACCACATTTCGACTAATGGCGTGCTGCCACCATCGATCGAGGGCTGGTCCGAGGATGCCATGATTGACTTTGATGATGTGCCCACCAAGCTTCAAGACGGCTACGGCCAGACTAAATGGGTTGCAGAGAAGCTCGTGATGGAGGCCAGCAAGAGAGGCATCCCGGTCAAGATCTACCGACCCGGAACCATTAGCGGCCACAGTGTCACCGGTGCTGCCAACACTTATGATCTCCTCAATGCTCTCTTTATCGAATCcctccagcttggccaggcCCCAGATGTCGCCAACTGGGTCGTTGAAATGACTCCCGTCGACTTTGTGAGCAATGCAATCATTACACTCGCTGACCACACGCAAGGAGATCAACTCGTGTATCATCTTGGTGATCCCAGCCCGATCAAGGCCGCAACTCTCTTCGACTCCCTCGCTGAGCTAGGCTACGAAACGGGCCGGCTCCCATGGGATGAGTGGGTAGAACTCTGGAACGAGAAGCGAGGCTCTCGTGGAGGAGACGAGCCCTTTACCGTTGATATTCTACGCGGAGGAATGCCCACCGCCGATTCGCTTCAGGGTGCCATTGTTCTCAAGGACGGTGCTACGCAGCCTACACTAGACTTGTACGGAATCGAGCGGATTAAGATCAACGCCGCCCTTCTCGAGACGTACACACGGCACTTTTACGCCAGGGGCTGGCTTCCTAAGCCTCCTCGTCGACTCAAAACTAACGGAGCAGTCTCCAACAACATTAAAAAGGGGCGTCTCGCCGGCAAAGTCGCCATCGTCACAGGTGCCTCTTCAGGTATCGGAGCCGCAGTCGCCGCTGGCCTGGCCATGGAGGGTGCATCCGTGGCTCTTGCTGCGCGACGCACCGAAGCCCTCGAGAgtatcaaggccaagattctcagcaacagccgcGGTAAAGTCTTGATCCACAAGACAGACGTTGCAAAGAAAGACCAAGTCGATGCCCTCGTCCGCGAGACCACAGAGAAGCTCGGCCccgtcgacatcatcgtTTGCTGCGCCGGCGTCATGTACTACACCATGATGGCCAACGTCCAGACGGATCAATGGGAGCGCACTGTCGACGTCAACTGCAAGGGCGTGTTGAACTGCCTCGCTGCCACGGTGCCCGGCATGCTGGAGAGAAAGGTCGGCCACGTCGTCGCCATTTCTTCGGATGCAGGCCGCAAGGTGTTCCCCGGACTCGGCGTCTACTCGGCCAGCAAGTTCTTCGTCGAGGCTACGCTGCAGGCTCTGCGCGTTGAGACGGCCGGGTCTGGTCTCCGCGTGACTTCGATCCAGCCCGGTAACACTGCCACGGATCTTCTCGGCATGTCGACTGATGCTGAGGCTGTTAAGAAGTACGGCGAACCATCGGGAGCAAAGATTCTTGATCCGGAAGATGTGGCGCGGTCGATTGTGTATGCTGTGTGCCAGCCGGAGCACGTTGCAGTCAATGAGATTCTGATTGAACCTCGAGATGAACCCATTTAA
- a CDS encoding amino acid permease domain-containing protein, with the protein MAAGDATATTSPVGPLMTDEKYIQGINDKSSGDVPGTDLATGQSDEGLKRELHSRHLQFIAIGAALGTGLFLGIGGALSKAGPGSLFISFLFLGSVVYSIMVALGEMASYIPVTGAFTVYASRFMDPTLGFAMGWIYWFSWVITIGLELTASGLIIQYWTESVSIGVWIAIFWVVFTAAQFLPTFVFGEMEAYLSSIKVITIIGFVIFGICVNAGVGDQGYIGFKYWREPGAFAPYLVDGKIGQFVGFWTVLVTAGFSFQGTELVVIGAGETADPRKAIPTAIRWTFWAVFLLFNCTVFFVGINVPYDNPDLQNGSTNASASPLVIVAKLAGIQALPSIINAVLLTAVLSAANSDIYSSSRILVAMAGEGHAPAFFKRANKYGTPYYAVAACSAFGLLAFLNLSNNGTTVFNWLLNITAVAGFISWALINLCHIRFMNVLKYQNIPRDELPYKAPFQPYLSWFGFFFNVLILFTNGFTVFIDWDTSSFFAAYVSLILFIVLYVGHKIVYRTKWIPVSEVDISKGRSDA; encoded by the coding sequence atggccGCTGGCGATGCGACCGCGACTACTTCTCCCGTGGGCCCGCTCATGACCGACGAGAAATACATCCAGGGCATCAACGACAAAAGCTCAGGCGATGTTCCGGGCACCGACCTCGCGACGGGCCAGTCCGATGAGGGCCTGAAGCGTGAGCTGCACTCTCGCCACCTGCAGTTCATCGCTATTGGTGCTGCTCTTGGAACTGGTCTATTCCTGGGTATTGGCGGTGCCCTGTCCAAGGCTGGACCTggttctctcttcatctccttcttgttcCTCGGATCAGTCGTGTACTCCATCATGGTCGCGCTGGGAGAGATGGCGTCATACATCCCCGTCACGGGTGCCTTTACCGTGTATGCTTCGCGCTTCATGGATCCTACTCTTGGTTTTGCCATGGGTTGGATCTATTGGTTCAGTTGGGTCATCACCATCGGCCTCGAACTGACTGCCAGCGGTCTCATCATCCAGTACTGGACCGAGTCCGTCAGCATCGGTGTCTGGATCGCCATTTTCTGGGTTGTCTTTACCGCCGCCCAGTTCTTGCCGACGTTTGtctttggagagatggaggcatACCTGTCCAGCATCAAGGTTATTACCATTATcggcttcgtcatcttcggcatCTGCGTCAACGCTGGTGTTGGTGATCAGGGCTACATTGGCTTCAAGTACTGGAGAGAGCCCGGTGCGTTTGCCCCGTACCTGGTCGATGGCAAGATTGGCCAGTTTGTCGGTTTCTGGACGGTGCTCGTCACGGCCGGCTTCAGTTTCCAGGGCACGGAGCTGGTCGTCATTGGAGCCGGTGAGACGGCTGACCCGCGCAAGGCTATCCCCACGGCCATCCGCTGGACCTTTTGGGCCGTCTTCCTGCTCTTCAACTGCACTGTCTTCTTCGTTGGCATCAACGTGCCCTATGACAACCCTGATCTCCAGAACGGATCGACCAACGCCTCGGCCTCGCCTCTCGTCATTGTTGCCAAGCTCGCCGGCATCCAGGCGCTCccttccatcatcaacgccgttCTGCTGACTGCAGTCTTGTCTGCTGCCAACTCTGACATTTATTCCAGCAGCCGTATCTTGGTCGCCATGGCTGGAGAGGGTCACGCGCCTGCCTTCTTCAAGCGCGCCAACAAGTATGGAACCCCTTACTACGCTGTTGCGGCCTGCTCTGCCTTTGGTCTGCTGGCCTTCCTCAACCTGTCCAACAATGGAACGACTGTGTTCAACTGGCTGCTGAACATCACGGCCGTTGCCGGTTTCATCAGCTGGGCGCTCATCAACCTGTGCCACATCCGCTTTATGAATGTGCTCAAGTACCAAAACATCCCCCGTGACGAGCTCCCATACAAGGCTCCCTTCCAGCCTTACCTTTCATggtttggcttcttcttcaacgtccTGATCCTGTTCACCAACGGCttcaccgtcttcatcgactgGGACACTAGCTCCTTCTTTGCGGCCTATGTCAGCCTCATCCTGTTCATTGTTCTCTATGTCGGACACAAGATTGTCTACAGGACCAAGTGGATACCAGTGTCCGAGGTGGACATTTCTAAGGGCCGATCGGATGCGtaa
- a CDS encoding zinc-binding dehydrogenase domain-containing protein, protein MALPQTTRAVVKQDTGVAVIDEVPLPKLRDGHVLVKTKAVAINPTDWKYIDTDDSKTNGVRTGCDYSGEVVAVGAGVTNFKVGDRIAGFVPGANILEKEDGAFGEYIIAQADVQFHNPLSDEEGASLGVSIFTVGQGLFQNLGLQLPSDPVATPEPILIYGGSTASGLLGIQFAKLAGYKVITTASPHNFDYLKSLGADAVFNYKSPTVVDDIIAAAGGELRFAWDCISLEPSAKICAAAISDKGGKLGLLLPVDPDVINRINPKIESSSTLAYSITGQPLNRYGKEFPGSQEDNEFAKEWRDLSEQLFREGKAKPAKIDANRGGSGLEGVLVGLDELRKDKVSGVKLIYTI, encoded by the exons ATGGCTCTTCCTCAGACTACCAGGGCTGTGGTGAAACAAGACACTGGGGTCGCCGTCATCGACGAGGTGCCGCTTCCCAAGCTTCGAGACGGCCATGTGCTAGTCAAAACAAAGGCTGTTGCCATCAATCCCACGGACTGGAAGTACATCGACACTGATGACTCCAAGACTAACGGTGTAAGGACTGGATGCGACTATTCGGGCGAAGTTGTAGCTGTTGGCGCCGGAGTTACCAACTTCAAGGTTGGCGACCGCATTGCTGGATTTGTTCCCGGAGC GAACATTcttgaaaaggaagatggcGCCTTTGGAGAGTACATCATCGCCCAGGCAGATGTCCAATTTCACAACCCTTTGAGCGATGAGGAGGGAGCGTCCCTTGGAGTATCAATCTTTACAGTC GGCCAAGGTCTGTTCCAGAACCTAGGCCTTCAGCTTCCATCAGATCCCGTCGCGACGCCCGAGCCAATTCTCATCTACGGCGGCAGCACCGCTTCAGGTCTCCTAGGAATCCAGTTCGCCAAGCTGGCCGGGTACAAGGTCATCACTACAGCCAGCCCCCACAACTTCGACTACCTCAAGTCTCTGGGGGCTGACGCCGTCTTCAACTACAAATCCCCCACCGTTGTCGACGACATTATCGCTGCTGCCGGCGGTGAGCTGAGATTCGCTTGGGACTGCATCTCTCTCGAACCTTCAGCCAAGATCTGCGCAGCGGCTATCTCAGACAAGGGCGGAAAGCTCGGCTTGCTCCTCCCCGTGGACCCGGATGTCATCAACCGCATTAACCCCAAGATCGAGTCGTCCAGCACTCTCGCCTATTCAATCACGGGACAGCCCCTCAACAGATACGGCAAAGAATTCCCCGGTAGCCAGGAAGATAACGAGTTCGCAAAGGAGTGGAGAGACTTGTCTGAGCAGCTCTTCAGAGagggcaaggccaagccgGCCAAGATTGACGCCAACCGTGGTGGCAGCGGCCTCGAGGGAGTTTTGGTGGGCTTGGATGAGTTGCGCAAGGACAAGGTGAGCGGAGTGAAGCTCATTTACACAATTTAG
- a CDS encoding ZIP zinc transporter domain-containing protein, which produces MADADFNPDSVNLTAIVDQDGDIRDIICFLNAGDNDYNGQLGARVSALFVILVISSAATLFPVLATRVRRLRIPLYVYLFARYFGSGVIIATAFIHLLDPAYEEIGPASCVGLTSGWAEYTWPPALALTSAMLIFLMDFLAEYYVERKYKLAHVEVEGTITSDPTVPHTHQGHQGLHSADQDGPIPPLNQKPEEHSHASSDKFASSDNLDVEELKHLDGESKESVMGFESQIAAFLILEFGVIFHSVIIGLNLGVVGDEFKTLYPVIVFHQAFEGLGIGARLSVIPFPKRFKWMPWALCLAYGLTTPIAIAIGLGVRTTYNSGSFTANVVSGVLDAISAGILIYTGFVEMIARDFLFNPHRTQDKKRLTFMLVSLYLGIIIMALLGKWA; this is translated from the coding sequence ATGGCGGACGCAGATTTCAATCCTGACTCTGTCAACCTCACAGCTATTGTTGATCAAGATGGAGACATCAGAGACATCATCTGCTTTCTCAATGCTGGCGACAACGACTACAATGGACAGCTTGGTGCACGTGTTTCGGCTCTATTCGTCATCCTTGTCATTTCGTCGGCAGCCACCCTGTTCCCCGTCCTGGCCACTCGTGTCCGACGTCTACGAATCCCTCTCTATGTCTATCTCTTTGCCCGATACTTTGGCTCCGGAGTCATCATTGCCACTgccttcatccatctcctcgaCCCTGCCTATGAGGAGATTGGACCGGCTAGTTGCGTCGGCTTGACTAGTGGCTGGGCTGAATACACCTGGCCCCCTGCACTGGCTCTGACTTCAGCCATGCTCATCTTCCTGATGGATTTCTTGGCCGAGTACTACGTCGAGAGGAAGTACAAGCTGGCACACGTCGAAGTCGAGGGCACTATTACATCGGATCCCACTGTTCCTCACACtcatcaaggacatcaaggACTTCACTCGGCTGACCAGGACGGCCCAATTCCTCCTCTCAACCAGAAGCCTGAAGAGCACAGCCACGCTTCTAGCGATAAGTTCGCTTCCAGCGATAATCTCGATGTGGAAGAGCTCAAGCACCTTGATGGCGAGTCTAAGGAATCTGTCATGGGCTTCGAGTCTCAGATCGCTGCATTCTTGATTCTCGAATTCGGTGTCATCTTCCACAGTGTCATCATTGGTCTCAACCTCGGCGTCGTCGGCGATGAATTCAAGACCCTGTACCctgtcatcgtcttccaccaAGCCTTCGAGGGCCTGGGTATTGGCGCCCGTCTGAGTGTCATTCCCTTCCCCAAGCGCTTCAAATGGATGCCCTGGGCTCTCTGCCTGGCCTACGGCTTGACAACCCCTATCGCTATTGCCATTGGCCTCGGTGTGCGAACTACCTACAACAGTGGTTCCTTCACTGCCAATGTCGTGTCTGGTGTCCTCGACGCTATTTCTGCCGGTATCCTCATCTACACCGGTTTTGTCGAGATGATTGCGCGCgacttcctcttcaacccTCACCGCACGCAGGATAAGAAGCGACTGACATTTATGCTGGTCTCTCTCTACCTcggaatcatcatcatggccctGTTGGGTAAGTGGGCTTAA